The DNA sequence GCGGGACAAGGGCAAGCGCGGCCAGGTGGTGCGCATGGTGGCGGCCGACAAGGTGGTCGTCGAGGGCGTGAACGTGGTCAAGAAGCACGTCAAGCCGAACCCGATGAGCGGGCAGCAGGGCGGCATCCTGGAAAAGGAAATGCCGCTGCAGGTGTCCAATGTTGCCTATTTCAACAAGGCCACCCAGCGTGCCGACCGCATCGGCTTTCGGGTGCTCGAAGACGGGCGCAAGGTG is a window from the Immundisolibacter sp. genome containing:
- the rplX gene encoding 50S ribosomal protein L24 translates to MRKIKRGDEVIVITGRDKGKRGQVVRMVAADKVVVEGVNVVKKHVKPNPMSGQQGGILEKEMPLQVSNVAYFNKATQRADRIGFRVLEDGRKVRFTKSNGEVVD